A single window of Colletotrichum higginsianum IMI 349063 chromosome 8, whole genome shotgun sequence DNA harbors:
- a CDS encoding WD repeat domain-containing protein — protein MSMITTSTWVPRGFAAPFPSKYTFDESEYERIAELAKLQLDDAEEDLKEAQDAEDGVAASATNGTEESKTEKVNLDDEDLKEYDLEHYDDSDEDDEEKVGQGEGMAMFGNIKSLAYYESNKEDPYITLHGNGGPDDDEDEDREDLQILATDNLLLAAKVEDEMAHLEVYVYEDSADNLYVHHDIMLPAIPLCVEWLDIPVQKAGVDQDSRANFVAIGTMDPDIEVWDLDTIDSLYPNAILGQAGEGAADKKKKKKKARKANDEYHVDAVLALAANRKHRNLLASASADKTVKLWDLHTAKCAKSYSYHTDKVCSLAWHSIESTVLLSGSYDRTVVAADMRAPEAKAPRWGVESDVENIRWDPHDPNYFYVSTENGIIHFHDVRNAPATPEATKAVWTLQAHDESVSSFDINPVVPGFMATGSTDKTVKLWNIQASGPSMVVSRNLDVGKVFSTQFAPDPEVAFRLAVAGSRGTMHVWDTSTNAGVRHAFAERVPQRPEGVEEDRLVGVLDDDSSSSEDEDEGEEGEKDGDDSMDED, from the exons ATGTCCATGATCACTACCTCCACTTGGGTGCCCCGGGGCTTCGCGGCGCCCTTCCCCTCAAAGTACACATTTGACGAGAGCGAGTACGAGCGCATAgccgagctcgccaagcTGCAGCtggacgatgccgaggaggacttGAAGGAAGCGCAGGATGCAGAAGACGGTGTTGCGGCCAGTGCTACAAACGGCACAGAGGAATCGAAGACGGAAAA GGTTAacctcgacgatgaagaccTGAAGGAATACGATCTGGAGCACtacgacgacagcgacgaggacgacgaggaaaaggTTGGTCAAGGCGAGGGCATGGCCATGTTCGGCAACATCAAGTCACTGGCCTACTATGAATCGAACAAGGAAGACCCGTACATCACGCTCCACGGCAACGGCGGGccggacgacgatgaagacgaggaccGCGAGGACCTGCAGATCCTCGCGACCGACAACCTCCTGCTTGCAGCaaaggtcgaggacgagatggCTCACCTTGAGGTCTACGTCTACGAGGACTCGGCCGACAATCTCTACGTTCACCACGATATCATGCTCCCCGCGATACCCCTCTGCGTCGAGTGGCTCGATATCCCTGTGCAGAAGGCCGGCGTTGACCAGGACTCGAGGGCCAACTTTGTCGCCATCGGCACCATGGACCCGGACATTGAGGTCTGGGACCTCGATACCATCGACAGCCTGTACCCCAACGCCATTCTGGGCCaagccggcgagggcgccgcggacaagaagaagaaaaagaagaaggccaggaAGGCCAACGACGAGTaccacgtcgacgccgtccttgcCCTCGCGGCCAACAGGAAACACAGGAACCTCCTGGCCTCTGCCTCCGCCGACAAGACGGTCAAGCTTTGGGATCTGCACACGGCCAAGTGCGCCAAGTCGTACTCCTACCACACGGACAAGGTGTGCTCTCTCGCGTGGCACTCGATTGAGTCGACTGTGCTGCTGAGCGGCAGTTACGACAGGActgtcgtcgccgcggaCATGAGAGCCCCTGAGGCCAAGGCGCCCAGATGGGGCGTCGAGAGCGACGTCGAGAACATCCGGTGGGACCCCCATGACCCCAATTACTTCTACGTGTCCACGGAGAACGGAATTATACACTTCCATGACGTTCGCAACGCGCCGGCGACACCCGAGGCGACCAAGGCCGTCTGGACGCTGCAGGCGCACGACGagtccgtctcctccttcgaCATCAACCCCGTCGTACCCGGCTTCATGGCCACTGGTTCGACCGACAAGACCGTTAAACTGTGGAACATTCAGGCCAGCGGCCCATCCATGGTCGTTTCCCGCAACTTGGACGTCGGCAAGGTCTTCTCGACGCAGTTCGCACCCGATCCCGAGGTCGCATTCAGactcgccgttgccggcaGCCGTGGCACCATGCACGTTTGGGATACCAGCACCAACGCAGGCGTTCGACACGCATTTGCCGAGCGCGTCCCGCAGAGGCCGgaaggcgtcgaggaggaccgTCTCGTCGGCGTTTTGGATGACGACAGCAGCTccagcgaggacgaggacgagggcgaggagggcgagaaggacGGAGACGACTCGATGGACGAGGACTAA
- a CDS encoding Helicase associated domain-containing protein: MYDNRDGSGPSFKRRRIDGGRFQDSGRSTPRDSRAAETPARDVPEPTDEDSKALDRDWYLGDEFGGHTFGDDSHNPFAAYASWEAEKQEAAKAEKMSSRFDARKEQRQRENDAWETNRMLVSGVAQRRDMGADFDDEEATRVHLLVHDLRPPFLDGRTIFTKQLEPVPAVRDYQSDMAVFSRKGSKVVKEARQQRERQRQAQEATNIAGTALGNLMGVKEDDGDSALPVASENDTKKKSGDEPAENGNSNKFSDHMKKDEGGGSDFSRSKTLREQRQYLPAFAVREDLMRVIRENQVIIVVGETGSGKTTQLTQFLYEDGFGKSGMIGCTQPRRVAAMSVAKRVSEEMEVKLGSTVGYAIRFEDCTSKETVIKYMTDGVLLRESLNEPDLDRYSCVIMDEAHERALNTDILMGLFKKILQRRRDLKLIVTSATMNAKRFSDFYGGAPEFIIPGRTFPVDVMFHRSPVEDYVDQAVQQVLAIHVSMDQGDILVFMTGQEDIEVTCELIQRRLDALNDPPKLSILPIYSQMPADLQSKIFDRAAPGVRKCIVATNIAETSLTVDGIKYVVDAGYSKMKVYNPKMGMDTLQITPISQANASQRSGRAGRTGPGKAFRLFTEKAFKEELYMQTIPEIQRTNLSNTVLMLKSLGVKDLLDFDFMDPPPQDTITTSMFDLWALGALDNLGELTPLGRKMSAFPMDPSLSKLLITAEEYGCSEEMITIVSMLSVPNVFYRPKERQDEADAQREKFWVHESDHLTYLQVYSAWKSNGCSDGWCIKHFLHPKSLRRAKEIRDQLLDIMKMQKMEMLSCGMDWDIIRKCICSGYYHQAAKYKGSGEYINLRTNLGVQLHPTSALYAGHPPDYVVYHELILTSKVYVSTVTAVDPHWLADLGGVFYSVKEKGYSVRDKRITETEFNRKMEIEAKMAEDKKREEDRLEAEKERSAKKKSGLVTAAGGKKIVTHGAVRKPVIKRRGRGV; this comes from the coding sequence ATGTACGACAACCGAGATGGATCAGGCCCCAGCTTCAAGCGCCGGAGAATAGACGGAGGGAGATTTCAGGACTCGGGCCGCTCGACACCCCGCGACTCTCGCGCCGCCGAAACGCCAGCCAGAGACGTCCCGGAACCGACTGACGAAGACTCGAAAGCACTGGATCGCGACTGGTACCTGGGCGACGAGTTCGGCGGTCATACATTTGGCGATGACTCGCACAATCCCTTTGCGGCGTATGCATCATGggaggccgagaagcaggAGGCTGCCAAGGCAGAAAAGATGTCGAGTCGATTTGATGCGCGGAAGGAGCAGCGGCAGAGAGAGAACGACGCGTGGGAGACGAACCGAATGCTAGTCTCCGGTGTGGCGCAGAGGAGGGACATGGGCGCCGAtttcgacgacgaagaggccACACGAGTTCATCTTTTGGTACACGACTTGCGGCCGCCTTTTCTTGATGGACGAACCATTTTCACGAAACAGCTGGAACCCGTGCCTGCTGTTCGTGACTACCAGAGCGACATGGCTGTGTTTAGTAGAAAGGGCAGCAAGGTGGTGAAGGAGGCGCGTCAGCAGAGGGAACGCCAACGACAAGCACAGGAGGCCACGAACATCGCCGGCACAGCCTTAGGAAACCTCATGGGCGTGaaagaggacgacggggacaGCGCACTGCCAGTCGCTTCGGAGAACGacacgaagaagaaaagcgGGGACGAGCCCGCGGAGAAtggcaacagcaacaaaTTCAGCGATCATATGAAAAAAGACGAAGGTGGCGGTAGCGATTTCAGTCGAAGCAAGACGCTGCGCGAGCAAAGGCAGTATCTTCCTGCATTTGCAGTCCGTGAGGATCTGATGCGTGTCATCCGGGAGAATCAGGTCATTATCGTAGTCGGCGAGACAGGGTCCGGCAAGACGACTCAGTTGACGCAGTTTCTCTACGAGGACGGGTTTGGAAAGTCGGGCATGATTGGGTGCACACAGCCGAGACGTGTGGCCGCGATGAGTGTCGCTAAGCGTGTCTCCGAGGAGATGGAAGTCAAGCTCGGCAGCACGGTCGGCTATGCAATTCGTTTCGAGGATTGTACCAGCAAGGAGACTGTCATCAAGTACATGACCGACGGTGTACTGCTGAGAGAGTCGCTAAACGAGCCTGATCTCGACAGGTACTCGTGCGTCATCATGGACGAGGCGCACGAACGTGCCCTGAACACGGATATCCTGATGGGATTGTTCAAGAAGATCCTTCAGAGACGGCGGGACCTGAAGCTTATCGTCACATCTGCGACCATGAACGCAAAGCGGTTTTCGGACTTTTACGGCGGAGCCCCTGAGTTCATCATCCCGGGTCGAACCTTTCCAGTCGACGTCATGTTTCACAGGTCGCCGGTCGAGGATTATGTGGACCAGGCCGTTCAACAGGTCCTGGCCATTCACGTATCCATGGATCAGGGCGACATCCTGGTATTCATGACCGGACAAGAAGATATTGAAGTCACCTGCGAGCTGATCCAACGGCGGCTTGACGCCCTGAATGACCCCCCAAAGCTGAGCATCTTGCCCATTTACAGTCAGATGCCTGCAGATTTACAGTCCAAGATTTTCGACAGAGCAGCGCCAGGGGTGCGCAAGTGCATCGTCGCCACGAACATCGCTGAGACGAGTTTGACTGTCGACGGTATCAAGTACGTGGTGGACGCCGGTTACAGCAAGATGAAGGTGTACAATCCCAAGATGGGCATGGATACCCTCCAGATCACCCCCATTTCGCAGGCAAACGCATCACAGCGATCCGGGCGTGCCGGCAGAACGGGACCTGGTAAGGCCTTTCGCCTTTTCACTGAAAAGGCGTTCAAGGAGGAGTTGTACATGCAGACAATTCCGGAAATCCAGCGGACGAATCTTAGCAACACAGTACTTATGCTCAAGTCTCTGGGCGTCAAAGACTTGCTGGACTTCGATTTTATGGATCCGCCTCCGCAAGACACTATCACGACGTCCATGTTCGACCTGTGGGCTCTGGGTGCTCTGGACAATCTGGGCGAGCTGACCCCGCTTGGCCGAAAGATGAGCGCATTCCCGATGGACCCGTCGCTGTCAAAGCTTCTCATCACAGCCGAGGAATACGGCTGCAGCGAGGAGATGATCACCATTGTATCTATGCTCTCCGTTCCCAACGTCTTCTACAGACCCAAGGAACGCCAGGATGAAGCAGACGCCCAGCGCGAAAAGTTCTGGGTACACGAGTCGGATCACCTGACGTATTTGCAGGTGTACTCCGCGTGGAAGTCGAACGGGTGCTCCGACGGCTGGTGCATCAAACACTTCCTCCATCCCAAGTCGCTCCGCCGAGCCAAGGAGATCCGCGATCAACTTCTCGACATCATGAAGATGCAGAAAATGGAGATGCTCAGCTGCGGCATGGACTGGGACATCATCCGCAAGTGCATCTGCAGCGGTTACTACCACCAGGCGGCCAAGTACAAGGGCTCGGGCGAGTACATCAACCTCCGCACCAACCTCGGCGTGCAGCTGCACCCGACGTCTGCGCTGTACGCAGGTCACCCGCCCGACTACGTCGTCTACCACGAGCTCATCCTGACTTCGAAGGTGTACGTCTCGACCGTCACCGCTGTGGACCCACACTGGCTGGCCGATCTGGGTGGTGTGTTCTACTCGGTCAAGGAGAAGGGGTACTCGGTGCGGGACAAGCGGATTACCGAGACAGAGTTCAACCGCAAGATGGAGATCGAGGCGAAGATGgccgaggacaagaagagagaagaggacaggctggaggccgagaaggagaggtctgcgaagaagaagagcggCCTTGTGACGGCGGCCGGTGGGAAGAAGATTGTCACGCATGGGGCCGTGAGGAAGCCTGTCATCAAGCGAAGGGGCCGAGGCGTTTAG
- a CDS encoding Secreted protein, with the protein MVHLLSFLALGFAGAAIASPLASIQQCQDAALTLTSLEYSGEGCPEGSLQGTLGIDGDFDVFYKNLTASIKPKEPKVNIRCQIKVGLQTSASKQLVIVSGAYKGHVRLTEGAWAKNQNQYKFANNPGTIDMEWPFKGPVDVATVFSNKLNIEFQSGCNSNGGQLTLIINNYLTMTTEGTGEGEISVQELDGAIEQSIKLATKDCP; encoded by the exons ATGGTTCACCTACTGTCTTTCCTGGCCCTCGGATTTGCCGGGGCCGCCATTGCCAGCCCGCTCGCCAGCATCCAACAATGCCAAGACGCAGCCCTCACTTTAACTAGCCTTGAGTACTCTGGAGAAGGTTGCCCTGAAGGATCACTGCAAGGAACCCTCGGGATCGATGGCGACTTTGATGTGTTTTACAAAAACCTGACGGCATCCATCA AACCCAAAGAACCCAAGGTCAACATCCGGTGTCAGATCAAGGTCGGCCTCCAGACTTCGGCCTCCAAGCAGCTCGTCATCGTGAG TGGGGCTTACAAGGGCCATGTGAGGTTGACCGAGGGTGCCTGGGCCAAGAACCAGAACCAGTACAAGTTTGCCAACAACCCCGGTACCATCGATATGGAATGGCCCTTCAAGGGTCCTGTCGACGTCGCAACCGTGTTCAGCAACAAGCTCAACATTGAGTTTCAGTCTGGCTGCAACTCTAACGGAGGCCAGTTAACCCTGATCATCAACAACTACCTGACAATGACGACCGAAGGGACCGGCGAGGGTGAAATCTCTGTTCAGGAGTtggacggcgccatcgaaCAATCCATCAAGCTGGCAACCAAGGATTGCCCGTAG